Proteins from a genomic interval of Bombus affinis isolate iyBomAffi1 chromosome 14, iyBomAffi1.2, whole genome shotgun sequence:
- the LOC126923943 gene encoding uncharacterized protein LOC126923943, with amino-acid sequence MEYDSASNCEGHLQDFEASEDLPRLREIQKLECSTCTTSSTPWHSLQVVAPQPKIKLGPTSKSLSSQVMEYYHKYSQNTNLDQYFSLPTSSTSPEAIKCYYNIYEVNPKVEANRQDCIGEEYNLKTCVPRERRRWVRPPLIGQSSNAESSSRYAQALSNPESPSPDLKHVTSETILEEKNENQEILTESIERKISSPTSSIASHKPLEWDSGADVGYFNLVPSKQNDKKLSTIERMALARGCSAALRLDPEGTTESGISGKLVGVQKNSTTSMVPNANSTPLNLGNASGSESEIEITPIVKNHLPGIITGNDIKSNEKSLPKDLKQQDAFVHYSKKEHNYDTPKSTFISKVPLVKPTCEIRKLTNEQNTNKENICPLTSPLKKSTSMNTLIIPASKLPLKRSQSELNLYARDKSRAALPLIFNSSSSIATIVNKPSTCDKLIQTSLCTYTQESVGVQVSVLDEEKPPLPKRGTSLQKDSTLMLKNPKGTYKVQNSRKYEANETRDVGVNERSNKVKPRHSNSEPSQNGSARHTPQPDDVGNITGRANSFEYFPGHVYENVPNGSGSHISSSETGRSHSTLPNTSSSINEKLWGESDSLVKDLERSVNILKSLVDANKCDKEVKQRLIHHVVKRLITAKYTDDKIEHNLEDNVPWNPDDARSRVYGREILQALTKKHNTSDSSGNWNLQKEITQGKSMRNGRGITKDITLGSSSDKIDKNTDRTETDGRKARMGLRSDDCHRSNNTITEPDKSESSECFFPQRNRKGNKMQDIFCTKERCKISQRDSTMTTTATTTTTTSTPPDHNRMLLDAVVNNRRPIVRSSNAGERDDWRLLTTLSERQFELKKCGSSDSGDSKLVSYAEMEKRNQLIWITNEISHLCNLKKLLEESRRPERSRTSPKKSRSGNCKRKPMESLTHVHDLSNGKDYLQRNGSNTRADSVEEPWSSHCNLATCQLSSRSNSIIQRIKKRNSCAQTATNITSALSKTGGEIVSASNLHNSRIKLVSTGMQTVPQETSTASAMVQSEIVHYVQCSAHSALHFQNNHKCNEQANQCLKYHAIQNVVTTCMQCLQEQKDRSSSVQKVHTNIENFREESPVGSQALSDQMNSNSSSEVMHHCANKEVQTSSLKQKETKNQINASRLKSCDCKCDTKKVVSKGCQSCASPIIALESNNAPKCDECQKKVFHARDRDEGNLKECSCTTVCECDNDHSKKGRAPMRYSSKYYQNNNGYVSSLNQNSRIKLCGCSSDCACENSREPEMQNAKGFCSCHSNGRTQYNGSRYSRAEVEDCSTQPWPYCVTNGQANETAQYKVQSNVKCNCEKDCFCNNRAKNSEELLRGRACNNGKPNYVDEANQTSDSDINYKYCRCCGTAYQSVKNCSCYQTYPKAIAYELSFAKENGQKNDNLGAFLKVPLSNYTVNEVKTDGCVCNMIKKVSSKKNSPQKCTLQDYLCKNKADFVNNAETRRQYMSEISHLRQLRKEKRIQLLAMATTSNVLKSPRVSSKPTVYAQKKMSNEEMRERLRKRYLRLNEVRQKRRQQEKQEEARRNKLMAKIFCKKLQQKVLRGQVDLSQSVSVISNM; translated from the exons ATGGAGTATGACTCTGCATCGAACTGTGAAGGTCATCTGCAAGATTTCGAAGCTTCAGAAGATCTCCCGCGTTTAAGAGAAATACAAAAACTTGAATGTTCAACCTGTACTACAAGTTCTACACCATGGCATTCTCTGCAGGTTGTGGCACCGCAGCCAAAGATCAAACTGGGTCCAACAAGCAAAAGTCTTTCATCTCAGGTAATGGAATATTACCACAAGTATTCTCAAAATACAAATTTGGATCAATATTTTTCATTGCCTACGTCTAGTACATCACCAGAAGCAATTAAATGTTACTACAATATATACGAAGTAAATCCTAAAGTAGAGGCTAACAGACAAGATTGTATAGGTGAAGAGTATAATTTAAAGACTTGCGTGCCCAGAGAGAGAAGAAGATGGGTGAGACCACCCCTTATTGGCCAATCCTCGAACGCAGAGTCATCATCTAGATATGCCCAAGCATTGTCAAACCCAGAATCTCCATCGCCTGATTTAAAACATGTTACATCAGAGACAATTCTagaagagaaaaatgaaaatcagGAGATTTTAACAGAAAGCATAGAAAGGAAAATATCTTCTCCAACTTCTAGTATTGCTTCCCATAAGCCACTCGAGTGGGATAGTGGAGCAGATGTTGGTTATTTTAATCTAGTACCCAGTAAACAAAATGATAAGAAATTAAGTACAATAGAACGCATGGCTTTAGCTAGAGGTTGTTCTGCCGCTTTAAGATTGGATCCAGAAGGTACTACGGAGTCGGGAATTTCTGGGAAGCTCGTGGGAGTTCAAAAAAATTCAACCACTTCTATGGTTCCTAATGCTAATTCCACACCATTAAATCTGGGAAATGCTTCGGGATCAGAAAGTGAGATTGAAATTACTCCGATTGTTAAGAATCATTTGCCAggtataataacaggaaacgaTATAAAGTCCAATGAAAAATCTCTCCCTAAGGATCTCAAGCAGCAAGATGCTTTTGTGCATTATTCAAAAAAGGAGCACAACTATGATACTCCAAAATCAACGTTTATATCTAAGGTCCCTCTTGTAAAACCCACATGTGAGATAAGAAAGCTAACAAACGAACAAAATACGAACAAAGAAAATATATGCCCTCTGACGTCGCCTTTAAAAAAGAGCACATCCATGAATACGTTAATTATACCAGCCTCTAAATTACCGTTGAAGCGAAGTCAAAGCGAGTTGAATTTATATGCTAGGGATAAGAGCAGAGCCGCGTTGCCACTAATTTTTAACTCTTCATCCTCTATCGCCACTATTGTAAATAAACCTTCCACTTGTGATAAACTTATACAGACGAGTCTATGCACTTATACTCAAGAATCCGTTGGCGTGCAAGTCTCGGTTCTCGATGAAGAGAAGCCGCCGTTACCAAAGAGAGGAACTAGTTTGCAGAAGGATTCGACATTAATGTTAAAGAATCCAAAGGGAACGTACAAAGTTCAGAATTCGAGGAAGTATGAAGCCAATGAAACACGAGATGTTGGAGTAAACGAGCGTAGTAATAAAGTAAAACCGCGACACAGTAATTCGGAACCATCTCAGAATGGTTCTGCGAGGCATACGCCTCAGCCTGACGATGTGGGGAATATAACTGGCAGAGCAAATAGTTTCGAGTATTTCCCTGGTCACGTATATGAGAACGTTCCTAATGGAAGCGGTAGCCATATCTCATCTTCGGAGACCGGAAGGTCTCATTCTACTCTACCTAATACCAGCTCCAGTATTAACGAGAAGCTATGGGGAGAGTCGGATAGCTTGGTGAAGGATCTAGAACGGAgcgtaaatatattaaaaagtcTCGTCGATGCTAATAAATGCGACAAGGAAGTTAAGCAAAGACTGATACATCATGTAGTCAAGAGATTGATCACCGCCAAATATACAGACGACAAAATCGAACATAATCTAGAAGACAATGTTCCATGGAATCCTGACGATGCTAGAAGCAGAGTGTACGGTAGGGAAATACTCCAGGCTTTAACAAAAAAGCATAATACCAGCGATTCTTCAGGTAACTGGAATTTGCAGAAGGAAATAACGCAAGGAAAATCAATGAGAAATGGAAGAGGCATTACGAAAGATATTACGTTAGGAAGTAGCAGTGATAAAATAGATAAGAATACAGACAGAACAGAAACTGACGGACGAAAAGCGAGGATGGGTCTTAGATCTGACGATTGTCATCGGAGCAACAATACTATTACCGAACCGGACAAGAGCGAAAGCTCTGAATGCTTTTTTCCTCAAAGAAATCGCAAAGGCAACAAAATGCAAGatatattttgtacaaaagaaAGATGTAAAATTTCTCAGAGAGATTCGACGATGACGACAACggcgacgacgacaacgaccaCGTCTACTCCTCCTGATCATAACCGGATGTTGTTGGACGCGGTTGTGAACAACAGAAGACCCATCGTTCGTTCAAGCAATGCAGGGGAACGTGACGATTGGAGATTGCTCACTACACTTTCAGAAAGACAATTCGAACTTAAAAAGTGCGGCAGTTCTGACTCCGGAGACTCGAAATTGGTTAGCTACGCCGAGATGGAGAAAAGAAATCAATTGATTTGGATCACGAATGAAATCAGTCATTTATGTAATTTGAAGAAATTGTTAGAAGAGTCGCGAAGGCCAGAAAGATCACGAACGTCTCCAAAGAAATCGAGGTCAGGAAACTGCAAAAGGAAACCGATGGAATCGCTGACGCATGTGCATGATTTATCTAATGGCAAGGATTATTTGCAAAGGAACGGATCAAATACACGAGCCGATTCAGTGGAAGAGCCATGGTCATCTCATTGCAATTTAGCAACGTGTCAACTTTCCAGTAGATCAAATAGTATTATCCAACGTATTAAAAAGCGAAACAGTTGCGCACAAACTGCAACTAACATTACCAGTGCCCTCTCGAAGACTGGCGGTGAGATCGTGTCTGCTTCTAATCTACACAATTCCAGAATTAAGTTAGTCAGTACTGGGATGCAAACTGTCCCTCAAGAAACATCTACAGCTTCCGCTATGGTGCAGTCAGAAATCGTGCATTATGTCCAGTGTTCGGCTCATAGTGCGCTGCACTTCCAAAACAATCACAAATGCAACGAACAAGCGAATCAATGCTTAAAGTATCACGCCATTCAAAATGTAGTTACCACTTGCATGCAATGTTTACAGGAGCAGAAGGATCGATCGAGCAGCGTCCAAAAAGTGCATACGAATATAGAAAACTTTCGAGAGGAGAGTCCAGTTGGCTCACAGGCATTGTCTGATCAGATGAATAGTAACTCCTCGTCTGAGGTAATGCATCATTGTGCGAACAAGGAAGTCCAGACGAGTTCACTTAagcaaaaagaaacgaagaatcaAATAAACGCCTCGAGGTTAAAGTCGTGTGACTGCAAATGTGACACTAAAAAGGTAGTGTCCAAAGGATGTCAGTCGTGTGCATCGCCAATAATTGCGTTGGAAAGTAACAATGCTCCTAAATGCGACGAATGTCAGAAGAAGGTATTCCATGCACGTGACAGAGATGAGGGGAATTTGAAAGAATGTAGCTGCACAACGGTGTGCGAATGCGATAACGACCACTCGAAGAAAGGTCGGGCACCAATGAGATATAGTTCAAAGTATTATCAGAATAATAATGGATACGTATCGAGTTTGAATCAAAATAGCCGCATCAAGCTGTGCGGATGTTCGAGCGATTGTGCCTGCGAGAACAGTCGCGAACCGGAAATGCAGAACGCGAAAGGATTCTGCAGTTGCCATTCAAATGGGAGGACTCAATACAATGGGTCTCGCTATTCCCGCGCGGAAGTGGAAGACTGTTCGACTCAACCGTGGCCTTATTGCGTTACTAATGGACAAGCTAACGAAACTGCACAGTACAAAGTACAAAGTAATGTAAAATGCAACTGCGAGAAAGATTGTTTTTGTAATAATCGAGCGAAGAATAGCGAAGAATTGTTGCGTGGTAGAGCCTGCAACAACGGAAAACCAAATTACGTGGACGAGGCGAATCAAACTAGTGATtccgatataaattataaatattgtcgTTGCTGTGGCACGGCATATCAAAGCGTCAAAAACTGTAGTTGTTATCAAACGTATCCAAAAGCCATTGCGTACGAATTGTCGTTCGCAAAAGAAAATGGCCAGAAAAATGATAATCTGGGTGCGTTCTTAAAAGTGCCATTATCGAATTATACTGTTAACGAAGTGAAAACGGATGGCTGTGTTTGCAACATGATTAAAAAAGTTAGCTCGAAGAAAAATTCTCCGCAAAAATGTACTTTACAA gATTATTTGTGTAAGAATAAAGCGGATTTTGTAAATAATGCAGAAACGCGTCGGCAATACATGTCGGAAATATCTCATCTGCGACAATTAAGAAAGGAAAAACGAATACAGTTGTTGGCAATGGCGACTACGTCGAATGTTTTAAAATCACCGAGAGTTTCTTCTAAACCAACAG TTTACGCACAGAAAAAGATGAGCAACGAGGAAATGAGGGAGAGGTTGCGCAAGCGGTATCTTCGTTTGAACGAGGTGCGACAGAAGCGACGGCAACAGGAGAAGCAAGAAGAAGCGCGACGTAACAAACTTATGGCCAAAATCTTTTGTAAGAAATTACAGCAAAAAGTACTGAGGGGCCAAGTAGATCTATCTCAAAGCGTTAGCGTTATATCCAACATGTAA